In one Lolium rigidum isolate FL_2022 chromosome 3, APGP_CSIRO_Lrig_0.1, whole genome shotgun sequence genomic region, the following are encoded:
- the LOC124698491 gene encoding uncharacterized protein LOC124698491 produces MGEKANPWCHWPNSPWKLNIDSSTSNPCPPDVGHDSTNSVTLPTCLNSLAYIYPGVSAPVPLFTASTADKPLPMTSRFVAIMAPYVGSSIDDPPKKRSLVFFQNEKLTPTAGPFLRKGALDPVPELEASNETNVTDVGGQSTDDTHENTEDINVLLDSDSDEGYEKVHELNKAPVDNDTMSVESVASAGASVGAAQPSKKRKLCSGSDRSVVDTASSARIDCSIGQRHLGNDDDAQSCCIGEVESGHKFALALKDGEEAEDDSPDDRKLRIERIQETVAALRKIVPGGVAKDATAVLDEAICYLTSLKLKVKTLGAVSL; encoded by the coding sequence ATGGGAGAAAAGGCCAATCCTTGGTGCCATTGGCCCAATTCTCCATGGAAATTAAATATCGACAGCTCTACAAGCAACCCCTGCCCACCTGATGTTGGTCATGATAGCACCAATTCGGTGACATTGCCCACATGTCTGAACAGCCTTGCCTACATCTACCCTGGAGTTTCTGCACCGGTGCCGTTGTTTACAGCATCTACTGCTGACAAACCTCTTCCAATGACTTCGAGGTTTGTCGCGATAATGGCCCCCTATGTAGGATCATCCATAGATGATCCTCCAAAAAAGAGATCTCTGGTTTTCTTTCAGAATGAGAAACTTACTCCAACTGCAGGTCCCTTCCTAAGGAAAGGGGCCTTGGATCCTGTGCCAGAACTGGAAGCTAGCAATGAAACTAATGTAACTGATGTTGGAGGACAAAGCACCGATGATACTCATGAGAACACCGAAGATATTAATGTGCTCTTAGATTCCGACTCGGATGAAGGGTATGAGAAAGTGCATGAATTGAACAAAGCCCCTGTGGACAATGACACCATGAGTGTAGAGTCAGTAGCCAGCGCTGGTGCTAGCGTAGGCGCTGCCCAACCATCCAAGAAGAGAAAACTCTGCTCTGGTTCCGACAGGTCTGTTGTTGACACAGCCAGCTCAGCAAGGATTGATTGTTCAATTGGACAGAGGCATCTAGGCAACGACGATGATGCGCAGTCCTGTTGCATTGGTGAAGTAGAGAGTGGCCACAAGTTTGCTCTCGCTCTGAAGGATGGAGAAGAAGCAGAAGATGACAGCCCTGATGACCGGAAGCTTAGAATAGAGAGGATACAAGAGACTGTTGCTGCTCTCAGAAAGATTGTTCCTGGTGGCGTTGCGAAAGATGCCACAGCTGTTCTTGATGAAGCAATCTGCTACTTGACGTCTCTTAAACTCAAGGTCAAGACGCTGGGAGCTGTCTCTCTCTAG